The window AAAATGGACTGCATAACATTCGACGAATTTAAATTCTTTGAAGAATCACCGCCGGTGCTATTGCTTCCGGCGCTCCCGAGATTATCCTTTTCTGCAGTCATTTTTCGAAGAACTGAAGTCGGGGTGAATGCAAGGGGCGTTGGGGAATTGACTTGGATACTATGTGGCTGTTGTGATTGCTGGTGCTGTGGCTGCGATGGTGGCGGTGAATGACAAAACTGTTGCATCGTAATAGGATCCACAAGATCAGAACCACCAGGCATTCCATTCCCACTAGCTGAAGCTCCACCATGATGCGATTGTTGCTGTTGCTTCTCGATCTCCTGCCTTCTACGATAGTTCTCCTGTTGCTCTTCCAGCTTCTTTTTGATTAAAGCGTTCTGCATTATGCTTTGTGTGTGGAATTGCAGCTCACGTGGAGAGGGGATTCGTTGTGGAAGTCCTGAGgaaatatcaaatttttaaCTACGATGCTGACATTCAAATTAACACCTAACTAAACATTAAATAAAATCGGCCGGTTTTGGCAACCAAAGTGGTAGTTGACTCAAGATCAAACCAAATCAGGCCACACTTTGCAAACTAAAAACAATTGAGGATAAGGTGATAACAGGCCTAAAAAACCAAACAGGAATATAATTGAGCAACAGCAAGCTGCGGATACACTGAACATTTATCGAGAAATGAAACGggggaagaaaaaagaaaatctcaACTGAAAGCGGGGAATACTACAGGGACGAAGCAAAAAACAACAAACCATTAGGTAACGGTGAGAGACGTAATGACTTTTGGGTTTGCTGTTGAAATAGAAGATGTGATTGCAGAATATCATTCGAAGACTGAGCAGTTGGAGGTGGTTGATGCACAATCGCTGGCGGTGCTTTTTGAGCTGGGGAACATAATAGATTGGAAGTCGCGGTGGAACCGGCGTTAGCAACATTACCACCTCCTCCACCATTACCTATGGTGCTATTATTATTACCGCAATTGTCACTGCTAGTAGTGTTTCCGTTCCCGCAATTATTGCCAGCAACGGATAATCCGGTCGAGTTGTTATTACAGTTTTTGGTTAAGTGTTGCTGGAGTTGGAGTTGCTGCTGAATAGTAGTGGATGGTGAAATCACTGGGCGCACGGGCGAAGTATTAgaatgttgctgttgttgagtGAAATGATTAAGCACGGAAATGATTATTTCACGATCGCGCACCGACACCGATGTACTAGCTAATTGTTGAAGTAAAGAATTTTGGGTGATCTCGCCACGAGCGATACCTAGAATGCGATAACAATAATTTTACTACACTTTAGGATCGGCGACGATATCTAACTACGCAATCCAGACCGACCAGGTAGCTAAAAACCAGACTAAATTACCTACCCTGAATAATGCTTTGAGCTTCGGGAAGCTTGTTCAAATCATTTCGATTGACTTGACTGTTATTATTGATTTGCATGAATTTTTGGAGTAGCTGCTGTTGTTGTGCATGGAACTGCTGTTGCATTGATcgttgctgttgttgctgtgCACGGCCCAACAGCATCTGTTGAATAAGTAGATGCTGTTGCTgatgctgttgttgctgctggtgttgctgctgttgtaatgcattaataatttttttaaagatttctatTTCCTGCGGTTGAGGTGGTGGTGAGCTGTGATTTTGATGCCCGACGAGCCCTTGCTGGCCCGTTTGCGGTTGCTGGGAATGATTTGGGTGATGCGTTACCGGGGCAACATTTGATGACAGTTTGTTGAATTGATTTTGGGATGGCTGCTGGAAACCCACGGCATCTCCAAGAGGCTCATTTTTCCGCATACGGGCTTCAAGCTCCTCAACACTGGGAATCGCTGCagctttatataaaaaaaaaaaaaaaaaaaaacataaaaatgtcGTTATTCTCGGGATGGATTTAAGATCCATGGACCATTTGACTTGAAACACTACCTCCTCCACTGCTAGGTATACCGGCCCCTGGGATAGCCTGAGTGTTTTGACCAAGCAAATTGTTTTTGAGTAGAAAGTCCAGCAAAGGATGATTAGTGGATGACTGCTGACGACTGTTTGCTCCGGCTGCTGGTGAAATCGGTACGAAATACTTATCACCACTATTATCTGGATGTAGTTGATTTTGAGTCGTGTGGATACGCTGCTGTTGCTGGGGATGCGAGGCAGTGCCACCAGCCATTCCCAAATAGGGTTGCTGATTGGATTCAACTGAAGAAATACAAAACTGTAAACACATAAAGCAAATATACTGGAAGTATAAATCAAACCATTTATCATGTTGTTTAGCTCTTCATGCAGCGAAGATCGACGACTGTCCGAATGTCTGCCCATATTAGTCTGGTTTGTCGGACTTGAGTGTTTAAACCATTGACTGAATCGAGATGAGCCGCTCTTGCGATTGTTGTTGTCACCCTGGAATGCAAACATACAAATTTGAAACAACTATTTATTATAAACGGTCTATACGCACTGCAAGTATGTCGTTTAGCGATTCCATCTTGAGAATTTCATCAAAGTTTAGATTAATGTGCTTGCTGTCCCGATCTTCTGAATTCTGATTTCGTTCCCCAACAGTCGAGCTATGACTGTCGCTACTTTCAGATGGCTGAGAGGGTACATTGTTGTTCATGTTGTTGTTGGTATCGTGAGCATTTTTAGTGGGCGTACTTCTTGCTGGTGGCGGGGTTTGATGATTCGTTGCAGGATGGGGATCATCGTTCTCAACTTCTCGAGCGCCATCTTTCAATGAGTGAGTCTCCTTACCCAATGAAGACTGATTATGATTGGAATTACTAGCGCCTGATTTATACGATTTATATCCATGTGTGTTATCCTCCTTTTCATAATGATGATAGTTGGGCATGTCTTCAGCTTCATCAAAGCCGCGTAGTTCAATTGTGTCGTCTTGTGATATGGGACCAGCATTAAGCCATTCCGGTTCATCACACCGTGAGTCATTGTACTGCTTAGAACGGCGCTCGTTTCCTGAATATCCGTGTCCTGCACCGTGCCCGCCTGACGAATTACCAGCCAGAGAAGAAATAAAGCGTCGAACATTATTGTTGCTCCCGTCGCGGTTATCACGCTCCAGGTAATCACCGCCGCTTCCGGAGTTGTTTCGACCAAAAGACCGCCGATCAAAACGATGCTCACGAAATTCCTGACCACTATTGCCGCTTCCCCCTGGTATATTCCGGTATGACCCTATGTTTTGACTCCCACTTAACCTAGCGGGACCGCTGTTGTTATAGTTCTCGTTCTCGTTATTCACTGCCGTCATTGCCTCCTTTTCAGGTCTATAATCCCAATTAACATCGCGCGGTGGCAATCGTCCACTGCCAATCCGCCGCTCTCGCAATGATGTTTGTAGGTCACGATCTGGATATTGATTAGAGGCCGAGGCAGGCATTTGACAGCCCATGTTTATTGACTTTCGCTGCGGAGAAAGGATTATGTCTTGTTGTGACATCTGCTGGTGCTGTGAGTCTTTACGATGTCTCTGTGAAATCGAAGAGTCCTTCGAGGCCTCGTTTGATTGAAGCATTGGCGAGCCACCGACACCACCACCGCCGGAAGACGAATTATTGTTGGATAGGGTTGATGCGCTCGGTATCACTGCACGCCGTTTCATAAAAGCTGGCATCAAATGTGACGAGGATATACTTCGATGATCCATGACACTTTTTGAGTTGCCGCCAGCATTTGAATTCGACACCCCAAATAAGATTCTACCTCCGCCGGAATTGTTGACACCGCCGCCACTGTTACCGCTACTACTATTGCCACCAACTCCGCTACTCTTTCCGCTTACTGAGATCCCGCCTCCCGTTCCATGTGAATTGCTTGTAGAAGAATACGACAATGTCGACGACGAGTCCGGCAGTCGCCAAAATCCTAGATTGGATAGACGGGGATCATTCGTACACTCAGGACGAACTTTGGACAGAGCGTCGTCTCGCAATATTAAAAGCGCTGAACGTGTGTACCGTCGCAAAGACAAAGAGCCACGGCTCAGTATAGCAGGATCAACAGCTTCCGGCGCCATTTTGTAAATGTGCTCGTCTTGAAATATAAGAAGAAAAGTTAATTTTGTAAGGTTTAGGCCTAGGATGTTGAAATTGATTATACTTGTTTTGTCCAGAATTCCTCTTGATATAAGATAAAATTTTAAGAGCGGTagattatttgaacgatggaAGAATTTAGAGATCTTCACCATTCCGTTAGGGAACTGTAAAAAGCCAAGCAACACAATAAAGACTTAGTGGCAAGAGAACAGGGTTTTAATTGCAGGATTGTCGATGAAATGCCACTACTCCCGGGAAGGCTTAAACGAAATCCGTATACGGTTCCAAG of the Hermetia illucens chromosome 7, iHerIll2.2.curated.20191125, whole genome shotgun sequence genome contains:
- the LOC119660866 gene encoding uncharacterized protein DDB_G0283357 isoform X2, with translation MMNSSASSSSVNSGGGSGGTADGGDGSDTASGGGGGGGGTGSEIDRGGSFVTSNSTSMINKSFVLRKPTQTGNMQHSTDLHPTTDEHIYKMAPEAVDPAILSRGSLSLRRYTRSALLILRDDALSKVRPECTNDPRLSNLGFWRLPDSSSTLSYSSTSNSHGTGGGISVSGKSSGVGGNSSSGNSGGGVNNSGGGRILFGVSNSNAGGNSKSVMDHRSISSSHLMPAFMKRRAVIPSASTLSNNNSSSGGGGVGGSPMLQSNEASKDSSISQRHRKDSQHQQMSQQDIILSPQRKSINMGCQMPASASNQYPDRDLQTSLRERRIGSGRLPPRDVNWDYRPEKEAMTAVNNENENYNNSGPARLSGSQNIGSYRNIPGGSGNSGQEFREHRFDRRSFGRNNSGSGGDYLERDNRDGSNNNVRRFISSLAGNSSGGHGAGHGYSGNERRSKQYNDSRCDEPEWLNAGPISQDDTIELRGFDEAEDMPNYHHYEKEDNTHGYKSYKSGASNSNHNQSSLGKETHSLKDGAREVENDDPHPATNHQTPPPARSTPTKNAHDTNNNMNNNVPSQPSESSDSHSSTVGERNQNSEDRDSKHINLNFDEILKMESLNDILAGDNNNRKSGSSRFSQWFKHSSPTNQTNMGRHSDSRRSSLHEELNNMINVESNQQPYLGMAGGTASHPQQQQRIHTTQNQLHPDNSGDKYFVPISPAAGANSRQQSSTNHPLLDFLLKNNLLGQNTQAIPGAGIPSSGGAIPSVEELEARMRKNEPLGDAVGFQQPSQNQFNKLSSNVAPVTHHPNHSQQPQTGQQGLVGHQNHSSPPPQPQEIEIFKKIINALQQQQHQQQQQHQQQHLLIQQMLLGRAQQQQQRSMQQQFHAQQQQLLQKFMQINNNSQVNRNDLNKLPEAQSIIQGIARGEITQNSLLQQLASTSVSVRDREIIISVLNHFTQQQQHSNTSPVRPVISPSTTIQQQLQLQQHLTKNCNNNSTGLSVAGNNCGNGNTTSSDNCGNNNSTIGNGGGGGNVANAGSTATSNLLCSPAQKAPPAIVHQPPPTAQSSNDILQSHLLFQQQTQKSLRLSPLPNGLPQRIPSPRELQFHTQSIMQNALIKKKLEEQQENYRRRQEIEKQQQQSHHGGASASGNGMPGGSDLVDPITMQQFCHSPPPSQPQHQQSQQPHSIQVNSPTPLAFTPTSVLRKMTAEKDNLGSAGSNSTGGDSSKNLNSSNVMQSILMSNVNAAVSVHQQHQSQPRMILGSGSAVQQQQNQHSQPPYGGTGGTAGMSGPSISPQTAALQQVMRNNQAKWNQMNLNQMKPMGRPILKGRPVSVPDQAPPMQSVIIPPAPQIPYGKNMDFHQQHQQTAAQQQLQQHQQHFQLLQHRQRIRAQQFQHIQYRQQILQKPSGSSAGTNQGPANMSINSVPDATSSASSNQNSQPVLHIVPSVVPGPTVPGPGNNTNSPTAAAAGVANSGNSSGIGINYQRDGGLSPTSNQLARWFSPELLAKASAGKLPSLNMGQALSLEEFERSIQHSSAAVHN
- the LOC119660866 gene encoding uncharacterized protein DDB_G0283357 isoform X1, with product MMNSSASSSSVNSGGGSGGTADGGDGSDTASGGGGGGGGTGSEIDRGGSFVTSNSTSMINKSFVLRKPTQTGNMQHSTDLHPTTDEHIYKMAPEAVDPAILSRGSLSLRRYTRSALLILRDDALSKVRPECTNDPRLSNLGFWRLPDSSSTLSYSSTSNSHGTGGGISVSGKSSGVGGNSSSGNSGGGVNNSGGGRILFGVSNSNAGGNSKSVMDHRSISSSHLMPAFMKRRAVIPSASTLSNNNSSSGGGGVGGSPMLQSNEASKDSSISQRHRKDSQHQQMSQQDIILSPQRKSINMGCQMPASASNQYPDRDLQTSLRERRIGSGRLPPRDVNWDYRPEKEAMTAVNNENENYNNSGPARLSGSQNIGSYRNIPGGSGNSGQEFREHRFDRRSFGRNNSGSGGDYLERDNRDGSNNNVRRFISSLAGNSSGGHGAGHGYSGNERRSKQYNDSRCDEPEWLNAGPISQDDTIELRGFDEAEDMPNYHHYEKEDNTHGYKSYKSGASNSNHNQSSLGKETHSLKDGAREVENDDPHPATNHQTPPPARSTPTKNAHDTNNNMNNNVPSQPSESSDSHSSTVGERNQNSEDRDSKHINLNFDEILKMESLNDILAGDNNNRKSGSSRFSQWFKHSSPTNQTNMGRHSDSRRSSLHEELNNMINVESNQQPYLGMAGGTASHPQQQQRIHTTQNQLHPDNSGDKYFVPISPAAGANSRQQSSTNHPLLDFLLKNNLLGQNTQAIPGAGIPSSGGAAAIPSVEELEARMRKNEPLGDAVGFQQPSQNQFNKLSSNVAPVTHHPNHSQQPQTGQQGLVGHQNHSSPPPQPQEIEIFKKIINALQQQQHQQQQQHQQQHLLIQQMLLGRAQQQQQRSMQQQFHAQQQQLLQKFMQINNNSQVNRNDLNKLPEAQSIIQGIARGEITQNSLLQQLASTSVSVRDREIIISVLNHFTQQQQHSNTSPVRPVISPSTTIQQQLQLQQHLTKNCNNNSTGLSVAGNNCGNGNTTSSDNCGNNNSTIGNGGGGGNVANAGSTATSNLLCSPAQKAPPAIVHQPPPTAQSSNDILQSHLLFQQQTQKSLRLSPLPNGLPQRIPSPRELQFHTQSIMQNALIKKKLEEQQENYRRRQEIEKQQQQSHHGGASASGNGMPGGSDLVDPITMQQFCHSPPPSQPQHQQSQQPHSIQVNSPTPLAFTPTSVLRKMTAEKDNLGSAGSNSTGGDSSKNLNSSNVMQSILMSNVNAAVSVHQQHQSQPRMILGSGSAVQQQQNQHSQPPYGGTGGTAGMSGPSISPQTAALQQVMRNNQAKWNQMNLNQMKPMGRPILKGRPVSVPDQAPPMQSVIIPPAPQIPYGKNMDFHQQHQQTAAQQQLQQHQQHFQLLQHRQRIRAQQFQHIQYRQQILQKPSGSSAGTNQGPANMSINSVPDATSSASSNQNSQPVLHIVPSVVPGPTVPGPGNNTNSPTAAAAGVANSGNSSGIGINYQRDGGLSPTSNQLARWFSPELLAKASAGKLPSLNMGQALSLEEFERSIQHSSAAVHN
- the LOC119660866 gene encoding uncharacterized protein DDB_G0283357 isoform X3; this translates as MVKISKFFHRSNNLPLLKFYLISRGILDKTNEHIYKMAPEAVDPAILSRGSLSLRRYTRSALLILRDDALSKVRPECTNDPRLSNLGFWRLPDSSSTLSYSSTSNSHGTGGGISVSGKSSGVGGNSSSGNSGGGVNNSGGGRILFGVSNSNAGGNSKSVMDHRSISSSHLMPAFMKRRAVIPSASTLSNNNSSSGGGGVGGSPMLQSNEASKDSSISQRHRKDSQHQQMSQQDIILSPQRKSINMGCQMPASASNQYPDRDLQTSLRERRIGSGRLPPRDVNWDYRPEKEAMTAVNNENENYNNSGPARLSGSQNIGSYRNIPGGSGNSGQEFREHRFDRRSFGRNNSGSGGDYLERDNRDGSNNNVRRFISSLAGNSSGGHGAGHGYSGNERRSKQYNDSRCDEPEWLNAGPISQDDTIELRGFDEAEDMPNYHHYEKEDNTHGYKSYKSGASNSNHNQSSLGKETHSLKDGAREVENDDPHPATNHQTPPPARSTPTKNAHDTNNNMNNNVPSQPSESSDSHSSTVGERNQNSEDRDSKHINLNFDEILKMESLNDILAGDNNNRKSGSSRFSQWFKHSSPTNQTNMGRHSDSRRSSLHEELNNMINVESNQQPYLGMAGGTASHPQQQQRIHTTQNQLHPDNSGDKYFVPISPAAGANSRQQSSTNHPLLDFLLKNNLLGQNTQAIPGAGIPSSGGAAAIPSVEELEARMRKNEPLGDAVGFQQPSQNQFNKLSSNVAPVTHHPNHSQQPQTGQQGLVGHQNHSSPPPQPQEIEIFKKIINALQQQQHQQQQQHQQQHLLIQQMLLGRAQQQQQRSMQQQFHAQQQQLLQKFMQINNNSQVNRNDLNKLPEAQSIIQGIARGEITQNSLLQQLASTSVSVRDREIIISVLNHFTQQQQHSNTSPVRPVISPSTTIQQQLQLQQHLTKNCNNNSTGLSVAGNNCGNGNTTSSDNCGNNNSTIGNGGGGGNVANAGSTATSNLLCSPAQKAPPAIVHQPPPTAQSSNDILQSHLLFQQQTQKSLRLSPLPNGLPQRIPSPRELQFHTQSIMQNALIKKKLEEQQENYRRRQEIEKQQQQSHHGGASASGNGMPGGSDLVDPITMQQFCHSPPPSQPQHQQSQQPHSIQVNSPTPLAFTPTSVLRKMTAEKDNLGSAGSNSTGGDSSKNLNSSNVMQSILMSNVNAAVSVHQQHQSQPRMILGSGSAVQQQQNQHSQPPYGGTGGTAGMSGPSISPQTAALQQVMRNNQAKWNQMNLNQMKPMGRPILKGRPVSVPDQAPPMQSVIIPPAPQIPYGKNMDFHQQHQQTAAQQQLQQHQQHFQLLQHRQRIRAQQFQHIQYRQQILQKPSGSSAGTNQGPANMSINSVPDATSSASSNQNSQPVLHIVPSVVPGPTVPGPGNNTNSPTAAAAGVANSGNSSGIGINYQRDGGLSPTSNQLARWFSPELLAKASAGKLPSLNMGQALSLEEFERSIQHSSAAVHN
- the LOC119660866 gene encoding uncharacterized protein DDB_G0283357 isoform X5; the protein is MMNSSASSSSVNSGGGSGGTADGGDGSDTASGGGGGGGGTGSEIDRGGSFVTSNSTSMINKSFVLRKPTQTGNMQHSTDLHPTTDEHIYKMAPEAVDPAILSRGSLSLRRYTRSALLILRDDALSKVRPECTNDPRLSNLGFWRLPDSSSTLSYSSTSNSHGTGGGISVSGKSSGVGGNSSSGNSGGGVNNSGGGRILFGVSNSNAGGNSKSVMDHRSISSSHLMPAFMKRRAVIPSASTLSNNNSSSGGGGVGGSPMLQSNEASKDSSISQRHRKDSQHQQMSQQDIILSPQRKSINMGCQMPASASNQYPDRDLQTSLRERRIGSGRLPPRDVNWDYRPEKEAMTAVNNENENYNNSGPARLSGSQNIGSYRNIPGGSGNSGQEFREHRFDRRSFGRNNSGSGGDYLERDNRDGSNNNVRRFISSLAGNSSGGHGAGHGYSGNERRSKQYNDSRCDEPEWLNAGPISQDDTIELRGFDEAEDMPNYHHYEKEDNTHGYKSYKSGASNSNHNQSSLGKETHSLKDGAREVENDDPHPATNHQTPPPARSTPTKNAHDTNNNMNNNVPSQPSESSDSHSSTVGERNQNSEDRDSKHINLNFDEILKMESLNDILAGDNNNRKSGSSRFSQWFKHSSPTNQTNMGRHSDSRRSSLHEELNNMINVESNQQPYLGMAGGTASHPQQQQRIHTTQNQLHPDNSGDKYFVPISPAAGANSRQQSSTNHPLLDFLLKNNLLGQNTQAIPGAGIPSSGGAAAIPSVEELEARMRKNEPLGDAVGFQQPSQNQFNKLSSNVAPVTHHPNHSQQPQTGQQGLVGHQNHSSPPPQPQEIEIFKKIINALQQQQHQQQQQHQQQHLLIQQMLLGRAQQQQQRSMQQQFHAQQQQLLQKFMQINNNSQVNRNDLNKLPEAQSIIQGIARGEITQNSLLQQLASTSVSVRDREIIISVLNHFTQQQQHSNTSPVRPVISPSTTIQQQLQLQQHLTKNCNNNSTGLSVAGNNCGNGNTTSSDNCGLPQRIPSPRELQFHTQSIMQNALIKKKLEEQQENYRRRQEIEKQQQQSHHGGASASGNGMPGGSDLVDPITMQQFCHSPPPSQPQHQQSQQPHSIQVNSPTPLAFTPTSVLRKMTAEKDNLGSAGSNSTGGDSSKNLNSSNVMQSILMSNVNAAVSVHQQHQSQPRMILGSGSAVQQQQNQHSQPPYGGTGGTAGMSGPSISPQTAALQQVMRNNQAKWNQMNLNQMKPMGRPILKGRPVSVPDQAPPMQSVIIPPAPQIPYGKNMDFHQQHQQTAAQQQLQQHQQHFQLLQHRQRIRAQQFQHIQYRQQILQKPSGSSAGTNQGPANMSINSVPDATSSASSNQNSQPVLHIVPSVVPGPTVPGPGNNTNSPTAAAAGVANSGNSSGIGINYQRDGGLSPTSNQLARWFSPELLAKASAGKLPSLNMGQALSLEEFERSIQHSSAAVHN
- the LOC119660866 gene encoding uncharacterized protein DDB_G0283357 isoform X4, with translation MMNSSASSSSVNSGGGSGGTADGGDGSDTASGGGGGGGGTGSEIDRGGSFVTSNSTSMINKSFVLRKPTQTGNMQHSTDLHPTTDEHIYKMAPEAVDPAILSRGSLSLRRYTRSALLILRDDALSKVRPECTNDPRLSNLGFWRLPDSSSTLSYSSTSNSHGTGGGISVSGKSSGVGGNSSSGNSGGGVNNSGGGRILFGVSNSNAGGNSKSVMDHRSISSSHLMPAFMKRRAVIPSASTLSNNNSSSGGGGVGGSPMLQSNEASKDSSISQRHRKDSQHQQMSQQDIILSPQRKSINMGCQMPASASNQYPDRDLQTSLRERRIGSGRLPPRDVNWDYRPEKEAMTAVNNENENYNNSGPARLSGSQNIGSYRNIPGGSGNSGQEFREHRFDRRSFGRNNSGSGGDYLERDNRDGSNNNVRRFISSLAGNSSGGHGAGHGYSGNERRSKQYNDSRCDEPEWLNAGPISQDDTIELRGFDEAEDMPNYHHYEKEDNTHGYKSYKSGASNSNHNQSSLGKETHSLKDGAREVENDDPHPATNHQTPPPARSTPTKNAHDTNNNMNNNVPSQPSESSDSHSSTVGERNQNSEDRDSKHINLNFDEILKMESLNDILAGDNNNRKSGSSRFSQWFKHSSPTNQTNMGRHSDSRRSSLHEELNNMINVESNQQPYLGMAGGTASHPQQQQRIHTTQNQLHPDNSGDKYFVPISPAAGANSRQQSSTNHPLLDFLLKNNLLGQNTQAIPGAGIPSSGGAAAIPSVEELEARMRKNEPLGDAVGFQQPSQNQFNKLSSNVAPVTHHPNHSQQPQTGQQGLVGHQNHSSPPPQPQEIEIFKKIINALQQQQHQQQQQHQQQHLLIQQMLLGRAQQQQQRSMQQQFHAQQQQLLQKFMQINNNSQVNRNDLNKLPEAQSIIQGIARGEITQNSLLQQLASTSVSVRDREIIISVLNHFTQQQQHSNTSPVRPVISPSTTIQQQLQLQQHLTKNCNNNSTGLSVAGNNCGNGNTTSSDNCGNNNSTIGLPQRIPSPRELQFHTQSIMQNALIKKKLEEQQENYRRRQEIEKQQQQSHHGGASASGNGMPGGSDLVDPITMQQFCHSPPPSQPQHQQSQQPHSIQVNSPTPLAFTPTSVLRKMTAEKDNLGSAGSNSTGGDSSKNLNSSNVMQSILMSNVNAAVSVHQQHQSQPRMILGSGSAVQQQQNQHSQPPYGGTGGTAGMSGPSISPQTAALQQVMRNNQAKWNQMNLNQMKPMGRPILKGRPVSVPDQAPPMQSVIIPPAPQIPYGKNMDFHQQHQQTAAQQQLQQHQQHFQLLQHRQRIRAQQFQHIQYRQQILQKPSGSSAGTNQGPANMSINSVPDATSSASSNQNSQPVLHIVPSVVPGPTVPGPGNNTNSPTAAAAGVANSGNSSGIGINYQRDGGLSPTSNQLARWFSPELLAKASAGKLPSLNMGQALSLEEFERSIQHSSAAVHN
- the LOC119660866 gene encoding uncharacterized protein DDB_G0283357 isoform X6 — translated: MMNSSASSSSVNSGGGSGGTADGGDGSDTASGGGGGGGGTGSEIDRGGSFVTSNSTSMINKSFVLRKPTQTGNMQHSTDLHPTTDEHIYKMAPEAVDPAILSRGSLSLRRYTRSALLILRDDALSKVRPECTNDPRLSNLGFWRLPDSSSTLSYSSTSNSHGTGGGISVSGKSSGVGGNSSSGNSGGGVNNSGGGRILFGVSNSNAGGNSKSVMDHRSISSSHLMPAFMKRRAVIPSASTLSNNNSSSGGGGVGGSPMLQSNEASKDSSISQRHRKDSQHQQMSQQDIILSPQRKSINMGCQMPASASNQYPDRDLQTSLRERRIGSGRLPPRDVNWDYRPEKEAMTAVNNENENYNNSGPARLSGSQNIGSYRNIPGGSGNSGQEFREHRFDRRSFGRNNSGSGGDYLERDNRDGSNNNVRRFISSLAGNSSGGHGAGHGYSGNERRSKQYNDSRCDEPEWLNAGPISQDDTIELRGFDEAEDMPNYHHYEKEDNTHGYKSYKSGASNSNHNQSSLGKETHSLKDGAREVENDDPHPATNHQTPPPARSTPTKNAHDTNNNMNNNVPSQPSESSDSHSSTVGERNQNSEDRDSKHINLNFDEILKMESLNDILAGDNNNRKSGSSRFSQWFKHSSPTNQTNMGRHSDSRRSSLHEELNNMINVESNQQPYLGMAGGTASHPQQQQRIHTTQNQLHPDNSGDKYFVPISPAAGANSRQQSSTNHPLLDFLLKNNLLGQNTQAIPGAGIPSSGGAAAIPSVEELEARMRKNEPLGDAVGFQQPSQNQFNKLSSNVAPVTHHPNHSQQPQTGQQGLVGHQNHSSPPPQPQEIEIFKKIINALQQQQHQQQQQHQQQHLLIQQMLLGRAQQQQQRSMQQQFHAQQQQLLQKFMQINNNSQVNRNDLNKLPEAQSIIQGLPQRIPSPRELQFHTQSIMQNALIKKKLEEQQENYRRRQEIEKQQQQSHHGGASASGNGMPGGSDLVDPITMQQFCHSPPPSQPQHQQSQQPHSIQVNSPTPLAFTPTSVLRKMTAEKDNLGSAGSNSTGGDSSKNLNSSNVMQSILMSNVNAAVSVHQQHQSQPRMILGSGSAVQQQQNQHSQPPYGGTGGTAGMSGPSISPQTAALQQVMRNNQAKWNQMNLNQMKPMGRPILKGRPVSVPDQAPPMQSVIIPPAPQIPYGKNMDFHQQHQQTAAQQQLQQHQQHFQLLQHRQRIRAQQFQHIQYRQQILQKPSGSSAGTNQGPANMSINSVPDATSSASSNQNSQPVLHIVPSVVPGPTVPGPGNNTNSPTAAAAGVANSGNSSGIGINYQRDGGLSPTSNQLARWFSPELLAKASAGKLPSLNMGQALSLEEFERSIQHSSAAVHN